Proteins found in one Methylobacterium sp. CB376 genomic segment:
- a CDS encoding Hsp33 family molecular chaperone, which yields MSSDTPHDTDLPAEGRDDVVLPFAVEPLDVRGRIVRLGPAVDTILRRHGYPDPVARALGEAAALTVLLGASLKFEGRFQLQTKTDGAVDMVVVDFEAPDRLRATARFDAERLAALGGRQGTADLLGQGHLALTIDQGSAQSRYQGVVALDGQGFEEAAHQYFRQSEQIPTRVRLAVAERLEEGTRSWRAGGLLVQFLPQSPERARAADLPPGDVPEGHARLDERGVPEDDAWVEAKSLVATTEDHELVDPTVSSERLLYRLFHERGVRVFGAQGVHEACRCSRERVMTMIRRFSDEDRRDMVGENGRIGITCEFCSRHYDLDPAEVEAEIAGGARH from the coding sequence ATGAGCTCCGACACCCCCCACGACACCGATCTCCCGGCCGAGGGCCGCGACGACGTGGTGCTGCCCTTCGCGGTCGAGCCCCTGGACGTGCGCGGCCGCATCGTGCGGCTCGGCCCCGCGGTCGACACGATCCTGCGCCGCCACGGCTATCCCGACCCGGTCGCCCGGGCGCTCGGCGAGGCGGCGGCGCTCACCGTGCTGCTGGGCGCCTCGCTCAAGTTCGAGGGCCGCTTCCAGCTCCAAACCAAGACCGACGGCGCGGTCGACATGGTGGTGGTGGATTTCGAGGCGCCCGACCGCCTGCGCGCCACCGCCCGCTTCGACGCGGAGCGCCTCGCGGCGCTGGGCGGCCGCCAGGGCACCGCGGACCTCCTCGGCCAGGGCCACCTCGCGCTCACCATCGACCAGGGCTCGGCCCAGAGCCGCTACCAGGGCGTGGTCGCCCTCGACGGCCAGGGCTTCGAGGAGGCGGCGCACCAGTATTTCCGCCAGTCCGAGCAGATCCCGACCCGGGTGCGCCTCGCGGTGGCCGAGCGGCTGGAGGAGGGGACGCGCAGCTGGCGGGCCGGCGGGCTGCTGGTGCAGTTCCTGCCGCAATCCCCCGAGCGGGCCCGCGCCGCCGACCTGCCGCCCGGCGACGTCCCGGAGGGCCACGCGCGCCTCGACGAGCGCGGGGTGCCGGAGGACGATGCCTGGGTCGAGGCGAAGTCCCTGGTGGCCACCACCGAGGACCACGAACTCGTCGACCCGACCGTGTCGAGCGAGCGCCTGCTCTACCGCCTCTTCCACGAGCGCGGCGTGCGGGTCTTCGGGGCCCAGGGCGTGCACGAGGCCTGCCGCTGCTCGCGCGAGCGGGTGATGACCATGATCCGCCGGTTCTCGGACGAGGACCGGCGCGACATGGTCGGCGAGAACGGCCGCATCGGCATCACCTGCGAGTTCTGCTCGCGCCACTACGACCTCGATCCGGCGGAGGTGGAGGCCGAGATCGCGGGCGGCGCCCGGCACTGA
- the argF gene encoding ornithine carbamoyltransferase: MNGPFTTGPRHFLDLTDLSAGQLRGVLDACADLKSRRRKGQPPAERPLAGKILAMVFDRPSTRTRVSFDVAMRELGGETLMLTGKEMQLGRGETIADTARVLSRYVDAIMIRILDHDMMRELARHAEVPVINGLTKLSHPCQIMADVLTFEEHRGPIRGRTVAWSGDANNVLASWAHAAARFEFRLRIATPPELPVKPELLDWARAEGAQVTVTADPFEAAAGADAVVTDCWVSMGDEDEAHRHNLLMPYQVNGELMRAAAKDAVFMHCLPAHRGEEVTAEVIDGPQSVVFDEAENRLHAQKGILAWCLGAVEA, encoded by the coding sequence ATGAACGGCCCCTTCACGACCGGTCCGCGGCACTTCCTCGACCTGACGGACCTCTCCGCCGGCCAGCTGCGCGGCGTGCTCGACGCCTGCGCCGACCTGAAGAGCCGCCGCCGCAAGGGCCAGCCGCCGGCCGAGCGCCCGCTCGCCGGCAAGATCCTGGCGATGGTGTTCGACCGCCCCTCGACCCGCACCCGCGTCTCCTTCGACGTCGCCATGCGGGAACTCGGCGGCGAGACGCTGATGCTCACCGGCAAGGAGATGCAGCTCGGCCGCGGCGAGACCATCGCCGACACGGCGCGCGTCCTGTCGCGCTACGTCGACGCGATCATGATCCGCATCCTCGACCACGACATGATGCGGGAACTCGCCCGCCACGCCGAGGTCCCGGTGATCAACGGGCTGACCAAGCTCTCGCATCCCTGCCAGATCATGGCGGACGTGCTGACCTTCGAGGAGCATCGCGGGCCGATCCGGGGCCGGACCGTGGCGTGGTCGGGGGATGCCAACAACGTCCTCGCCTCCTGGGCGCATGCGGCGGCGCGCTTCGAGTTCCGCCTGCGGATCGCGACCCCGCCGGAGCTCCCGGTCAAGCCCGAACTCCTCGATTGGGCGCGGGCCGAGGGCGCCCAGGTCACCGTCACGGCCGATCCCTTCGAGGCGGCCGCCGGGGCGGACGCGGTCGTGACCGATTGCTGGGTCTCGATGGGCGACGAGGACGAGGCGCACCGCCACAACCTGCTGATGCCCTACCAGGTCAACGGGGAACTGATGCGGGCCGCCGCCAAGGACGCGGTCTTCATGCATTGCCTGCCGGCCCATCGCGGCGAGGAGGTCACCGCGGAGGTGATCGACGGGCCGCAATCGGTGGTGTTCGACGAGGCCGAGAACCGCCTCCACGCCCAGAAGGGCATCCTCGCCTGGTGCCTCGGCGCCGTGGAGGCGTGA
- a CDS encoding aspartate aminotransferase family protein, producing the protein MTSALLPTYARAKVSFERGEGAWLVARDGSRYLDFGAGIAVNALGHAHPHLVEALTEQARKVWHVSNLFEIPEGERLAQRLIDATFADVVFFSNSGAEANEAAIKMARKYHAAGGHPERFRIVTFEGAFHGRTLATIAAGGQQKYIEGFGPKVEGFDQVPYGDLDALAHAITPETAALMIEPIQGEGGLRVVSPEFLRTLRGLCDRHGLLLIMDEVQTGMGRTGKLFAHEWSGVTPDILSAAKGIGGGFPMGACLATREAARGMVVGSHGTTFGGNPLAMAVGNAVLDVVLAPGFLEQVRRTGLLLKQRLAALKDRHPGVIAEVRGEGLMTGLRCVVPNTEFAAAARAEHLLVIPAGDNVVRLLPPLIIGEAEVAEAVNRLEAASSSLEATMRGAAE; encoded by the coding sequence GTGACGTCCGCCCTCTTGCCGACCTATGCCAGGGCCAAGGTATCGTTCGAACGCGGGGAGGGCGCGTGGCTCGTCGCCCGAGACGGCTCGCGATACCTCGACTTCGGCGCCGGCATCGCCGTCAACGCGCTCGGCCACGCCCACCCGCACCTCGTCGAGGCGCTGACCGAGCAGGCGCGCAAGGTCTGGCACGTCTCCAACCTGTTCGAAATCCCGGAAGGCGAGCGCCTCGCGCAGCGCCTGATCGACGCGACCTTCGCGGACGTGGTGTTCTTCTCGAATTCCGGCGCGGAGGCGAACGAGGCCGCCATCAAGATGGCGCGCAAGTACCACGCGGCGGGCGGGCACCCGGAGAGGTTCCGGATCGTCACCTTCGAGGGCGCCTTCCACGGCCGCACCCTGGCCACCATCGCGGCGGGCGGGCAGCAGAAGTACATCGAGGGCTTCGGGCCGAAGGTCGAGGGCTTCGACCAGGTGCCCTACGGCGACCTCGACGCGCTCGCGCACGCCATCACGCCCGAGACCGCCGCCCTGATGATCGAGCCGATCCAGGGCGAGGGCGGCCTGCGGGTCGTGTCGCCCGAATTCCTGCGCACCCTGCGCGGCCTCTGCGACCGGCACGGGCTCCTCCTGATCATGGACGAGGTCCAGACCGGGATGGGGCGCACCGGCAAGCTCTTCGCGCACGAATGGTCGGGCGTGACCCCCGACATCCTGTCGGCCGCCAAGGGCATCGGCGGCGGCTTCCCGATGGGCGCCTGCCTCGCGACGCGCGAGGCGGCGCGCGGCATGGTGGTGGGCAGCCACGGCACCACCTTCGGCGGCAACCCGCTCGCCATGGCGGTGGGCAACGCCGTCCTCGACGTGGTGCTGGCGCCGGGCTTCCTGGAGCAGGTGCGCCGGACCGGGCTGCTGCTCAAGCAGCGCCTCGCGGCGCTCAAGGACCGGCATCCCGGCGTGATCGCGGAGGTGCGCGGCGAGGGCCTGATGACGGGCCTGCGCTGCGTGGTCCCCAACACCGAGTTCGCCGCGGCGGCGCGGGCCGAGCACCTGCTGGTGATCCCGGCCGGCGACAACGTGGTGCGGCTCCTGCCGCCGCTGATCATCGGCGAGGCCGAGGTCGCCGAGGCGGTGAACCGCCTCGAGGCCGCGTCCTCCTCCCTCGAAGCCACGATGCGGGGAGCCGCCGAGTGA
- a CDS encoding RidA family protein, which produces MSATFDRLKDLGLVLPPAAAPVANYVPFKRAGNLVVVSGQLCFGPDGQLDSRHKGKVGAEVSPEAATEAARFCALNVLAQLQAAVGNLDDAVVSCIRLGGFINTAPGFSAVAGVMNGASDLMVQVLGERGRHARSTVGVAELPLDAVVEVEGMFEVR; this is translated from the coding sequence ATGAGCGCCACGTTCGACCGCCTGAAGGATCTCGGCCTCGTCCTGCCCCCGGCCGCCGCCCCGGTGGCGAACTACGTCCCGTTCAAGCGGGCCGGCAACCTCGTGGTGGTCTCCGGCCAGCTCTGCTTCGGGCCGGACGGCCAGCTCGATTCCCGCCACAAGGGCAAGGTCGGGGCCGAGGTGAGCCCCGAGGCGGCCACCGAGGCCGCCCGCTTCTGCGCCCTCAACGTGCTCGCCCAGCTCCAGGCGGCGGTCGGGAACCTCGACGACGCGGTGGTGAGCTGCATCCGCCTCGGCGGCTTCATCAACACGGCGCCGGGCTTCTCGGCCGTCGCCGGGGTGATGAACGGCGCCTCGGACCTGATGGTGCAGGTGCTCGGCGAGCGCGGGCGCCACGCCCGCTCGACGGTCGGCGTCGCCGAACTGCCCCTCGACGCGGTGGTCGAGGTCGAGGGCATGTTCGAAGTCCGATGA
- a CDS encoding glycerophosphodiester phosphodiesterase family protein, with the protein MTPALAPAWLTARPIAHRGLHDRAAGLPENSLAAAEAAIALGYAIECDVQLSRDGEAMVFHDEALGRLCGAPGLVRERDAADLAGLSLLGGPERVPTLPAFLSRIAGRTPLVVEVKSRFDGDLALARRTAEVVAAYAGPVALKSFDPAVVAALADLAPGLPRGIVAESRRENDAEEGAYAGMSPEARASLAHLLHFAESRPDFLSWRVDDLPNAATHLARLLGGRPVMTWTVRTPAQVARARLHADQMVFEGFRA; encoded by the coding sequence ATGACCCCGGCCCTCGCCCCCGCCTGGCTGACCGCGCGGCCGATCGCGCATCGCGGCCTGCACGACCGCGCCGCCGGCCTGCCCGAGAACTCGCTCGCGGCGGCCGAGGCGGCGATCGCCCTCGGCTACGCGATCGAGTGCGACGTCCAGCTGAGCCGGGACGGCGAGGCGATGGTGTTCCACGACGAGGCGCTCGGGCGCCTCTGCGGCGCGCCCGGCCTGGTGCGCGAGCGGGACGCCGCCGACCTCGCCGGGCTCTCCCTGCTGGGCGGCCCGGAGCGCGTTCCGACCCTGCCCGCCTTCCTCTCCCGCATCGCCGGGCGCACGCCCCTCGTCGTCGAGGTGAAGTCGCGCTTCGACGGCGACCTCGCGCTCGCCCGCCGCACCGCCGAGGTGGTGGCGGCCTATGCGGGGCCGGTGGCGCTGAAATCCTTCGATCCGGCGGTGGTGGCGGCCCTTGCCGACCTCGCGCCCGGTCTGCCGCGCGGCATCGTCGCCGAGAGCCGCCGGGAGAACGATGCCGAGGAGGGCGCCTATGCGGGGATGAGCCCGGAGGCGCGGGCGAGCCTCGCCCACCTCCTGCACTTCGCCGAGAGCCGGCCGGACTTCCTGTCCTGGCGGGTCGACGACCTGCCCAACGCGGCCACCCACCTCGCCCGGCTGCTGGGCGGGCGCCCGGTCATGACCTGGACCGTGCGCACGCCCGCGCAGGTCGCGCGGGCGCGGCTCCACGCCGACCAGATGGTGTTCGAGGGCTTCCGGGCCTGA
- a CDS encoding 2'-deoxycytidine 5'-triphosphate deaminase — protein sequence MVALRDGIQAAESIVGLRAAGVIRTEAPFADDQVQPASLDLRLGRKAYRVRASFLPGRTRDVAACLAKLKLHEIDLRQGAVLETGCVYIAELQEGLALPPDLAASANPKSSTGRIDVFTRVITDQAREFDMVEPGYAGPLFAEISPRTFPVLVRTGSRLSQIRFRKGSVRLGDEALARLHAQSPLVSAPDPSFQGGVAVSVDLAGFDGLIGYRAKRHTGLVDVDRPRAYPVGEFWEPLRADGSGTLILDPGQFYILASKECVQVPPDFAAEMVPFDPLVGEFRVHYAGFFDPGFGHAEAGGAGARAVLEVRSRDVPFMLEDGQIVGRLVYERMAERPAALYGEQAGSNYQAQGLKLSKHFV from the coding sequence ATGGTGGCGTTGCGCGACGGAATACAGGCGGCGGAGAGCATCGTGGGCCTGCGCGCGGCCGGGGTGATCCGCACCGAGGCGCCCTTCGCGGACGACCAGGTCCAGCCCGCGAGCCTCGACCTGCGCCTGGGGCGGAAGGCCTACCGGGTCCGCGCCAGCTTCCTGCCCGGCCGCACCCGGGACGTCGCCGCCTGCCTCGCCAAGCTCAAGCTGCACGAGATCGACCTGCGCCAGGGCGCCGTGCTGGAGACGGGCTGCGTCTACATCGCCGAATTGCAGGAGGGCCTCGCCCTGCCGCCCGACCTCGCGGCGAGCGCCAATCCCAAGAGCTCCACCGGCCGCATCGACGTCTTCACCCGGGTGATCACCGACCAGGCGCGCGAGTTCGACATGGTCGAGCCCGGCTATGCCGGGCCGCTCTTCGCCGAGATCTCGCCGCGCACCTTCCCGGTCCTGGTGCGCACCGGCTCGCGCCTGTCCCAGATCCGCTTCCGGAAGGGGTCCGTGCGCCTCGGCGACGAGGCGCTGGCGCGGCTGCACGCGCAGAGCCCGCTCGTCAGCGCGCCCGATCCCTCCTTCCAGGGCGGGGTGGCGGTGTCGGTGGACCTCGCGGGCTTCGACGGGCTGATCGGCTACAGGGCCAAGCGCCATACCGGCCTCGTCGACGTCGACCGGCCGCGCGCCTACCCGGTCGGGGAGTTCTGGGAGCCCCTGCGGGCGGACGGCTCGGGCACGCTGATCCTCGATCCCGGCCAGTTCTACATCCTGGCCTCGAAGGAATGCGTGCAAGTGCCGCCGGACTTCGCCGCCGAGATGGTGCCCTTCGACCCCCTGGTGGGCGAGTTCCGCGTCCACTACGCGGGCTTCTTCGATCCGGGCTTCGGCCATGCCGAGGCGGGCGGGGCGGGGGCGCGGGCGGTGCTGGAAGTGCGCTCCCGCGACGTGCCCTTCATGCTGGAGGACGGCCAGATCGTCGGGCGGCTGGTCTACGAGCGCATGGCCGAGCGGCCGGCCGCCCTCTACGGCGAGCAGGCCGGCTCGAACTACCAGGCCCAGGGCCTCAAACTCTCGAAGCACTTCGTGTAG
- the apaG gene encoding Co2+/Mg2+ efflux protein ApaG, giving the protein MYKAETRGISVTVTPRFVEEESSPDESRYFFAYTVEITNNGRDKVQLRSRHWRIVDGRGALQEVRGAGVVGKQPVLGPGESFSYTSGCPLPTPNGTMEGTYTMATADGESFEAAIPAFSLDVPHVRRVMH; this is encoded by the coding sequence ATGTACAAGGCCGAGACCCGCGGCATCAGCGTGACCGTCACGCCCCGTTTCGTGGAGGAGGAATCCTCGCCGGACGAGAGCCGCTACTTCTTCGCCTACACGGTCGAGATCACCAATAACGGGCGTGACAAGGTGCAGTTGCGCTCGCGGCACTGGCGCATCGTCGACGGGCGGGGCGCCCTCCAGGAGGTGCGCGGGGCCGGGGTCGTCGGCAAGCAGCCGGTGCTCGGGCCGGGTGAATCGTTCAGCTACACGAGCGGCTGCCCGCTGCCGACGCCGAACGGCACCATGGAGGGCACCTACACGATGGCGACGGCGGACGGCGAGAGCTTCGAGGCAGCGATCCCGGCCTTCTCCCTCGACGTGCCGCACGTGCGCCGGGTCATGCACTGA
- the argE gene encoding acetylornithine deacetylase encodes MTHAGPTLTPLALLERLVAFDTSSEKSNLPLIAFVEEYLAGLGVPFVRVPNRAGDKAALFATIGPMRDGGVVLSGHTDVVSPAGQDWTSDPFRLRLAEGRLHGRGAVDMKGFCALCLGLVPEMLAADLARPIHLLLSYDEETTCLGVVDAIARFGIDLPRPGAVIVGEPTGLEVADAHKSVATFVTTVLGHEAHSSKPALGANAVMAAAELVAELNRIADELIARGDPSGRFDPPYSTVHVGVIGGGTVRNILPGRCTFEWEFRGLPDLDLDEVPRRFAAAAETVARERLNRFGPYGRIETVRDASVPGLSPDPGSAAERLGLRLAGRNRTISVPYATEAGRFQREGLPTIVCGPGSIDQAHQPDEYITVAAFEAGEAFLRGLIRDCAA; translated from the coding sequence ATGACCCATGCCGGCCCGACCCTGACGCCGCTCGCCCTGCTCGAGCGGCTCGTTGCCTTCGACACGAGCAGCGAGAAGTCGAACCTTCCCCTGATCGCCTTCGTGGAGGAGTACCTCGCGGGGCTCGGCGTGCCGTTCGTCCGCGTGCCCAACCGCGCCGGCGACAAGGCCGCGCTCTTCGCCACGATCGGCCCGATGCGGGACGGCGGCGTCGTGCTCTCCGGCCACACCGACGTGGTCTCCCCCGCCGGGCAGGACTGGACGAGCGACCCCTTCCGGCTGCGGCTGGCGGAGGGGCGTCTCCACGGCCGCGGCGCCGTCGACATGAAGGGCTTCTGCGCGCTCTGCCTCGGCCTCGTGCCGGAGATGCTCGCCGCCGACCTCGCCCGGCCGATCCACCTGCTCCTCTCCTACGACGAGGAGACCACCTGCCTCGGCGTCGTGGACGCGATCGCCCGGTTCGGCATCGACCTGCCGCGCCCGGGCGCCGTGATCGTCGGCGAGCCGACCGGGCTCGAAGTGGCGGACGCGCACAAGAGCGTCGCCACCTTCGTGACCACGGTGCTGGGCCACGAGGCCCACTCGTCGAAGCCCGCCCTCGGGGCGAACGCGGTGATGGCGGCGGCCGAACTCGTGGCCGAGCTCAACCGGATCGCCGACGAGCTCATCGCCCGCGGCGACCCGAGCGGCCGCTTCGATCCGCCCTACTCGACGGTGCATGTGGGGGTGATCGGCGGCGGCACCGTGCGCAACATCCTGCCGGGGCGCTGCACCTTCGAGTGGGAGTTCCGCGGCCTGCCCGACCTCGACCTCGACGAGGTCCCGCGCCGCTTCGCGGCCGCCGCCGAGACGGTGGCGCGCGAGCGCCTGAACCGCTTCGGCCCCTACGGGCGCATCGAGACGGTGCGGGACGCCTCCGTGCCGGGGCTGTCGCCGGATCCGGGCTCGGCCGCGGAGCGGCTGGGCCTGCGGCTCGCCGGGCGCAACCGCACGATCTCGGTGCCCTACGCCACCGAGGCGGGCCGCTTCCAGCGCGAGGGCCTGCCGACCATCGTCTGCGGCCCGGGCTCGATCGACCAAGCCCACCAGCCCGACGAGTACATCACGGTCGCGGCCTTCGAGGCGGGCGAGGCCTTCCTGCGCGGCCTCATCCGCGATTGCGCCGCCTGA
- a CDS encoding GGDEF domain-containing protein: MPLAGLMVGAERLAMVRSGRIRSDRVAALLDALGAEEQRLLLQEADEALRRRMGAVILRGRLARLFAESSRRARGRIARAWLAGVVTISLVTIGLDILFNPGLLGPSLAMRGLVIPTLYGALIGVWRRPRPAWIEGLTLPLAVAAMMVTAGLLGPLTRLGSHDYLLCGLFGIATGLVIVPVQLRWTVAAAVVAIGMFLGFGLAGPEPWSRTAGVTLYCACVTYGMIVARHAINSLLQHAFLLRLKSAIQGRQIAAANARLAVQADTDPLTGLLNRRGFDAAFAGLWREPGRGRPVGILLADIDAFKRLNDSAGHAAGDRCLEAVAAAIRASLPEAALVARYGGEEFVALLADPAPGELLRAAEATRAAVAGLDRPHPLAPEGIVTVSIGVAESAGAVDRDALDRLIAEADLALYRAKAEGRNRVSAARPPRPPEAEAA; encoded by the coding sequence TTGCCCCTCGCGGGGCTCATGGTGGGGGCGGAACGGCTGGCGATGGTGCGCTCCGGGAGAATTCGTTCCGACCGCGTGGCCGCGCTCCTCGACGCGCTCGGCGCGGAGGAGCAACGCCTCCTGCTTCAGGAGGCCGACGAGGCCCTGCGCCGCCGCATGGGCGCCGTCATCCTCCGCGGCCGCTTGGCGCGGCTGTTCGCCGAGAGTTCGCGGCGGGCCCGCGGCCGCATCGCGCGGGCGTGGCTGGCCGGGGTGGTGACGATCAGCCTGGTCACGATCGGGCTCGACATCCTGTTCAATCCCGGCCTGCTCGGCCCGTCGCTGGCGATGCGCGGCCTCGTCATCCCGACCCTCTACGGGGCGCTGATCGGGGTCTGGCGGCGCCCGCGGCCGGCCTGGATCGAGGGGCTGACCCTGCCTCTCGCGGTGGCCGCCATGATGGTGACGGCCGGCCTGCTCGGCCCGCTGACGCGGCTGGGCAGCCACGACTACCTGCTCTGCGGCCTGTTCGGCATCGCGACCGGGCTGGTGATCGTGCCGGTCCAGCTGCGCTGGACGGTGGCGGCGGCCGTCGTGGCGATCGGGATGTTCCTCGGCTTCGGGCTGGCGGGGCCGGAACCCTGGTCGCGGACCGCCGGGGTGACGCTCTACTGCGCCTGCGTGACCTACGGCATGATCGTGGCCCGGCACGCGATCAACAGCCTGCTCCAGCACGCCTTCCTGCTGCGGCTGAAGAGCGCCATCCAGGGCCGGCAGATCGCCGCCGCCAACGCGCGCCTCGCCGTGCAGGCCGACACCGACCCGCTCACCGGGCTGCTGAACCGCCGGGGCTTCGACGCGGCCTTCGCCGGGCTGTGGCGGGAGCCGGGGCGGGGCCGGCCCGTCGGCATCCTCCTCGCCGACATCGACGCGTTCAAGCGCCTGAACGACAGCGCCGGCCACGCCGCCGGCGACCGCTGCCTGGAGGCGGTCGCGGCGGCGATCCGGGCGAGCCTGCCGGAGGCGGCGCTCGTGGCGCGCTACGGCGGCGAGGAATTCGTCGCCCTGCTGGCCGACCCGGCGCCCGGCGAGCTCCTGCGCGCCGCCGAGGCGACGCGGGCCGCCGTGGCCGGGCTCGACCGGCCGCACCCGCTCGCCCCGGAGGGGATCGTCACGGTGAGCATCGGCGTCGCCGAGAGCGCCGGAGCGGTCGACCGCGACGCCCTCGACCGGCTGATCGCCGAGGCCGACCTGGCCCTCTACCGCGCCAAGGCGGAGGGCCGGAACCGGGTCAGCGCGGCCCGCCCGCCGCGACCGCCCGAGGCCGAGGCGGCGTGA
- a CDS encoding LysE family translocator, which translates to MMPLDLYLAFVAASVVLVLIPGPNVALIVANSLAHGARAGLATVAGTSAAMAVQLALTALGATTLLAALAGWFGWLRLLGAAYLVWLGLRAWRAPPLDLAAARPAPGGARAMIGRGFLVALVNPKTLLFYAAFLPQFLTPDGDAPGQLLLLCATFLAIAAGLDSLWAVLAGRLRGALRLPGRWRNRLSGLGLIGAGLGLALARRPAG; encoded by the coding sequence ATGATGCCCCTCGACCTCTACCTCGCCTTCGTGGCCGCGAGCGTCGTCCTGGTGCTGATCCCGGGGCCGAACGTGGCGCTGATCGTGGCGAACAGCCTCGCGCACGGCGCGCGGGCCGGCCTCGCCACGGTGGCGGGGACGAGCGCCGCGATGGCGGTGCAGCTCGCGCTGACGGCGCTCGGCGCGACGACGCTCCTCGCCGCCCTGGCGGGCTGGTTCGGCTGGCTGCGCCTCCTCGGCGCGGCCTACCTGGTCTGGCTCGGCCTGCGCGCGTGGCGCGCGCCGCCCCTCGACCTCGCGGCGGCCCGCCCCGCCCCCGGCGGCGCCCGCGCGATGATCGGGCGCGGGTTCCTCGTCGCGCTGGTCAATCCGAAGACGCTGCTGTTCTACGCGGCCTTCCTGCCGCAATTCCTGACCCCGGACGGCGACGCCCCGGGCCAGCTCCTGCTCCTCTGCGCCACCTTCCTGGCCATCGCGGCCGGCCTCGACAGTCTCTGGGCCGTCCTCGCGGGGCGGTTGCGCGGGGCGCTGCGCCTGCCCGGGCGCTGGCGCAACCGCCTCTCCGGCCTCGGCCTGATCGGGGCCGGGCTCGGCCTCGCGCTCGCCCGCCGGCCCGCCGGCTGA
- a CDS encoding ribbon-helix-helix protein, CopG family encodes MSGRNDGRGTPEGRTKQQFNVYLPPDLVRRVKYRALDAQMSLSDLVAAALESYLQRGGRDG; translated from the coding sequence ATGAGCGGACGGAACGACGGCCGCGGCACGCCGGAAGGCCGCACCAAGCAGCAATTCAACGTGTACCTGCCGCCCGACCTCGTCCGGCGGGTCAAGTACCGCGCCCTCGACGCGCAGATGTCCCTCTCGGACCTCGTCGCGGCCGCGCTGGAATCGTACTTGCAGCGAGGAGGACGGGATGGGTGA
- a CDS encoding PRC-barrel domain-containing protein gives MPRLALAAALLVAGALCAAAQDAKTPSPADQPPPAPASAAPAREPTAVPAAPATLDNALRPTFVAQQPDEMVASKLIGLSIRNRADETIGSVADLVLAPDLSVKSYVVGVGGFLGIGTKYVSIARSAVEISRVDDTTLKAVIDTDRDQLRAAPEYVYLAKADARKGEAKP, from the coding sequence ATGCCTCGTCTCGCCCTCGCCGCCGCGCTCCTCGTCGCGGGCGCACTCTGCGCCGCCGCGCAGGACGCCAAGACCCCGTCCCCCGCCGACCAGCCCCCGCCCGCGCCGGCCTCCGCCGCGCCCGCCCGCGAGCCTACGGCCGTGCCCGCCGCCCCGGCCACCCTCGACAACGCCCTGCGACCGACCTTCGTGGCCCAGCAGCCGGACGAGATGGTGGCCTCCAAGCTCATCGGCCTGTCGATCCGCAACCGCGCCGACGAGACGATCGGCTCCGTCGCCGACCTCGTCCTCGCCCCCGACCTCTCGGTGAAGTCCTACGTGGTCGGCGTCGGCGGCTTCCTGGGCATCGGCACCAAGTACGTCTCGATCGCCCGCAGCGCGGTCGAGATCAGCCGCGTCGACGACACCACCCTCAAGGCCGTGATCGACACCGACCGCGACCAGCTCCGCGCCGCCCCCGAATACGTCTACCTCGCCAAGGCCGATGCCCGAAAGGGCGAGGCCAAGCCCTGA